One segment of Primulina tabacum isolate GXHZ01 chromosome 14, ASM2559414v2, whole genome shotgun sequence DNA contains the following:
- the LOC142525063 gene encoding uncharacterized protein LOC142525063 codes for MSHYNLTSINVIEIKMTTLRAIFVTLLLSFYFLASFSAMLMLHEIHEVSPSPNDALKVDKADNVEESVENNVFIVGRMDLEMNRDYPGSGANDRHTPHPPLD; via the exons ATGTCACATTACAATTTGACTTCAATAAATGTTATAGAAATTAAAATGACGACCCTTCGTGCAATATTTGTGACCTTACTACTTTCTTTCTATTTCCTTGCTTCTTTCA GTGCTATGCTAATGTTACATGAGATTCATGAAGTTTCCCCCTCACCAAATGATGCATTAAAG GTGGATAAAGCAGACAATGTTGAGGAAAGTGTAGAAAATAATGTATTCATTGTTGGTAGGATGGATCTTGAGATGAACAGAGACTATCCGGGATCTGGAGCAAATGATCGTCACACGCCTCATCCACCACTTGATTAA